Proteins encoded together in one Ipomoea triloba cultivar NCNSP0323 chromosome 4, ASM357664v1 window:
- the LOC116017142 gene encoding lipoamide acyltransferase component of branched-chain alpha-keto acid dehydrogenase complex, mitochondrial — translation MLSRQIYRKNFWCSSGRRWFYSHSTAATSPVASGGGRAWRTAPVDGCYTPAHSTRCAATSFSSFDRLATLNVTLGLRGHCFSTQAVVCDPVGGIVDVPLAQTGEGIAECELIRWFVQEGDQVEEFQPLCEVQSDKATIEITSRYKGKVSCILHVPGNIVKVGETLLKMAVDEISGPTQVADASENIKEMNSVASSLDDQCSAVGNTKIGGVLSTPAVRNLAKQYGVDISVVHGTGKDGRVLKEDILKYAGIIKETPAFSSPAEQSQSGDEKCPKISTSHGLDYKDKTIPLRGFQRAMVKSMTIAAKIPHFHYVEEINCNALVELKGSFQKENSDPEVKHTFLPFLIKSLSMALNKYPMLNSCFKEELYEVTVKGSHNIGIAMATPHGLVVPNIKKVQSLSILEITKELSRLQKLALDNKLDPDDVSGGTFTLSNIGAIGGKYGSPLINSPEVAIIAMGRIQKIPQFAEDGNVYPASVLTVNVGADHRVLDGATVAKFCNEWKQYIEKPELLMLHTR, via the exons ATGCTTAGCCGGCAAATTTACCGGAAAAATTTCTGGTGTTCTTCCGGCCGGCGGTGGTTCTATTCTCATTCCACTGCTGCAACGTCGCCGGTAGCCTCCGGTGGCGGGAGGGCATGGAGAACTGCTCCTGTTGACGGATGTTATACGCCAGCTCACTCCACTCGATGCGCTGCGACGTCGTTTAGCTCCTTTGATAGGCTCGCCACT TTGAATGTTACACTTGGCCTTAGAGGCCATTGCTTTTCAACTCAAGCTGTGGTTTGTGATCCCGTGGGTGGGATAGTGGATGTGCCTTTAGCTCAAACTGGTGAAGGGATCGCTGAATGTGAACTTATAAGATGGTTTGTTCAGGAG GGAGACCAAGTTGAAGAATTTCAACCACTTTGTGAAGTCCAGAGTGACAAGGCTACCATAGAAATAACAAGCCGCTACAAAGGAAAAGTTTCTTGCATTCTCCATGTTCCTGGGAACATTGTGAAG GTTGGAGAGACTCTGTTGAAAATGGCAGTGGATGAAATTTCTGGTCCTACTCAGGTTGCAGATGCTTcagaaaatattaaagaaatgaATAGCGTGGCAAGTAGCTTAGATGATCAATGTTCTGCAGTTGGAAATACCAAGATTGGTGGTGTACTTTCCACTCCTGCTGTCCGTAACCTTGCAAAACAGTATGGTGTAGACATAAGTGTTGTCCACGGAACTGGTAAGGATGGAAGGGTACTTAAAGAGGATATCCTAAAATATGCAGGAATCATAAAGGAAACACCAGCATTCTCAAGTCCTGCAGAACAGTCACAAAGTGGGGATGAGAAATGCCCTAAGATTTCAACTTCTCATGGATTGGATTATAAAGACAAGACAATACCCTTAag GGGATTCCAGCGTGCCATGGTTAAATCAATGACCATTGCTGCAAAAattcctcattttcattatgttGAAGAGATAAATTGTAATGCACTTGTAGAGCTCAAAGGATCATTCCAAAAGGAAAACTCTGATCCAGAAGTCAAACACACTTTTCTTCCTTTCTTAATAAAGTCTCTTTCCATGGCTTTGAATAAATATCCCATGCTAAACAGTTGCTTCAAAGAGGAACTTTATGAGGTCACTGTTAAAG GATCTCACAACATTGGGATTGCAATGGCTACTCCACATGGTTTAGTTGTTCCAAACATAAAGAAGGTGCAGTCGTTATCAATCTTGGAG ATAACGAAGGAACTTTCAAGACTGCAAAAGTTGGCATTGGATAACAAGCTTGACCCAGACGATGTATCTGGTGGGACTTTTACTTTAAGCAACATTGGAGCCATTGGAGGAAAGTACGGTTCCCCCCTTATTAACTCACCCGAAGTTGCCATCATTGCGATGGGGCGGATCCAAAAGATCCCCCAATTTGCCGAAGATGGAAATGTGTATCCTGCTTCAGTATTGACG GTAAATGTAGGTGCTGATCATAGAGTCCTCGATGGAGCTACGGTTGCAAAGTTCTGCAATGAATGGAAACAATATATTGAGAAACCTGAGCTTCTGATGTTGCATACGAGATGA